The Chroicocephalus ridibundus chromosome 2, bChrRid1.1, whole genome shotgun sequence genome includes a region encoding these proteins:
- the OXNAD1 gene encoding oxidoreductase NAD-binding domain-containing protein 1 isoform X2 has translation MAHATVHVGFTVPHLLRGASRIFPTHSALVVLRHSAFCYCTVNGTIKSKRKMDHLDRTANNFRQEVISQAKVCGITNESKTVKRLRLAIANKDFTFKAGQWVDFFIPGVSVVGGFSICSSPGLLEREGILELAVKDTAHPPAHWIHTECTLDSEVALRVGADLQGYQEGKGNGYKMGTVKLYYSAKNTSELLFKKNILGLMNAFPGKITCRFHVTQQSSQICKELQPHVTERRISEKDLEKHVSKDTLWYICGPPPMIESISKLLSNIGVPRNCVFFEKWW, from the exons ATGGCTCATGCTACTGTTCATGTGGGGTTTACTGTTCCTCATTTACTGAGAGGTGCTAGCAGGATTTTTCCCACTCATTCAGCATTGGTGGTGTTGAGGCACTCTGCTTTTTGTTACTGCACAGTGAACGG cacaataaaatcaaaaaggaaaatggatcATCTAGACAGGACAGCAAATAATTTTCGCCAAGAG GTAATTTCACAAGCAAAAGTGTGTGGAATCACCAATGAATCGAAGACAGTCAAAAGACTTCGTTTGGCTATCGCAAATAAAGATTTTACTTTCAAAGCAGGACAGTG GGTTGATTTCTTTATTCCTGGAGTATCTGTAGTTGGGGGATTCTCAATATGTTCAAGCCCTGGCCTGTTGGAACGAGAAGGAATATTAGAGCTGGCAGTAAAGGACACTGCTCATCCTCCTGCTCACTGGATTCACACTGAG TGTACTCTTGACTCAGAAGTGGCTCTGCGAGTGGGAG CAGATCTTCAGGGATACCAAGAGGGTAAAGGAAATGGATACAAAATGGGAACAGTGAAGCTGTACTACAGTGCAAAAAATACAAGCGAACTCTTATTTAAg aaaaatattcttggTTTGATGAATGCATTTCCTGGAAAGATCACATGTCGTTTCCACGTTACCCAGCAGAGTTCACAGATCTGTAAAGAACTTCAGCCACATGTTACAG agcGAAGAATATCTGAAAAGGATCTAGAAAAACATGTATCTAAGGATACTTTATGGTACATCTGCGGTCCACCTCCAATGATAGAATCTATATCCAAACTACTGTCCAACATTGGTGTTCCtagaaactgtgttttctttgagaAATGGTGGTAG
- the OXNAD1 gene encoding oxidoreductase NAD-binding domain-containing protein 1 isoform X1: MAHATVHVGFTVPHLLRGASRIFPTHSALVVLRHSAFCYCTVNGTIKSKRKMDHLDRTANNFRQEVISQAKVCGITNESKTVKRLRLAIANKDFTFKAGQWVDFFIPGVSVVGGFSICSSPGLLEREGILELAVKDTAHPPAHWIHTECTLDSEVALRVGGDFFFDPQPGDSPVKLVLIAGGVGINPLFSMLLHIADLQGYQEGKGNGYKMGTVKLYYSAKNTSELLFKKNILGLMNAFPGKITCRFHVTQQSSQICKELQPHVTERRISEKDLEKHVSKDTLWYICGPPPMIESISKLLSNIGVPRNCVFFEKWW, from the exons ATGGCTCATGCTACTGTTCATGTGGGGTTTACTGTTCCTCATTTACTGAGAGGTGCTAGCAGGATTTTTCCCACTCATTCAGCATTGGTGGTGTTGAGGCACTCTGCTTTTTGTTACTGCACAGTGAACGG cacaataaaatcaaaaaggaaaatggatcATCTAGACAGGACAGCAAATAATTTTCGCCAAGAG GTAATTTCACAAGCAAAAGTGTGTGGAATCACCAATGAATCGAAGACAGTCAAAAGACTTCGTTTGGCTATCGCAAATAAAGATTTTACTTTCAAAGCAGGACAGTG GGTTGATTTCTTTATTCCTGGAGTATCTGTAGTTGGGGGATTCTCAATATGTTCAAGCCCTGGCCTGTTGGAACGAGAAGGAATATTAGAGCTGGCAGTAAAGGACACTGCTCATCCTCCTGCTCACTGGATTCACACTGAG TGTACTCTTGACTCAGAAGTGGCTCTGCGAGTGGGAGGTGATTTCTTCTTTGACCCTCAGCCTGGTGACTCCCCTGTAAAACTAGTGCTGATAGCAGGGGGTGTTGGAATTAACCCATTGTTTTCTATGCTGCTGCATATAGCAGATCTTCAGGGATACCAAGAGGGTAAAGGAAATGGATACAAAATGGGAACAGTGAAGCTGTACTACAGTGCAAAAAATACAAGCGAACTCTTATTTAAg aaaaatattcttggTTTGATGAATGCATTTCCTGGAAAGATCACATGTCGTTTCCACGTTACCCAGCAGAGTTCACAGATCTGTAAAGAACTTCAGCCACATGTTACAG agcGAAGAATATCTGAAAAGGATCTAGAAAAACATGTATCTAAGGATACTTTATGGTACATCTGCGGTCCACCTCCAATGATAGAATCTATATCCAAACTACTGTCCAACATTGGTGTTCCtagaaactgtgttttctttgagaAATGGTGGTAG